The Prunus persica cultivar Lovell chromosome G8, Prunus_persica_NCBIv2, whole genome shotgun sequence genome includes a region encoding these proteins:
- the LOC109950562 gene encoding glycine-rich protein 23-like → MARWCIVLVLALVVAHTTARNVPTANDAGFKDQKNFLGGVGGFSGIGSNGLPFAGAGAGVGGDLGGGLGGGAGIGGVAGLGGGSGGIGDLGGAGGLGGLGGLGGGTGGLGGLGGLGGGTGGLGGLGGLGGGTGGLGVLGGVGGAGGGIGGGVGGGSGVLPYP, encoded by the coding sequence aTGGCAAGGTGGTGCATTGTGCTGGTTCTTGCTCTAGTTGTAGCTCACACTACAGCTAGAAACGTGCCTACAGCGAATGACGCTGGTTTCAAAGACCAAAAGAACTTCCTCGGTGGCGTTGGTGGCTTCTCTGGTATTGGCAGCAATGGGCTTCCATTTGCTGGAGCAGGGGCTGGTGTTGGTGGTGATCTTGGCGGCGGACTTGGTGGAGGCGCTGGGATAGGCGGAGTTGCCGGGCttggtggtggtagtggtggaaTCGGTGACTTGGGTGGTGCAGGCGGCTTGGGTGGTCTTGGTGGTTTAGGCGGCGGCACCGGAGGCTTGGGTGGTCTAGGGGGCTTAGGAGGCGGCACCGGAGGCTTGGGTGGTCTAGGAGGCTTAGGAGGCGGCACCGGAGGCTTGGGGGTTCTTGGTGGAGTAGGCGGTGCTGGTGGCGGCATTGGCGGCGGTGTTGGTGGTGGAAGTGGTGTTCTTCCCTACCCTTGA